One Etheostoma spectabile isolate EspeVRDwgs_2016 chromosome 12, UIUC_Espe_1.0, whole genome shotgun sequence genomic window carries:
- the LOC116699008 gene encoding transcription factor BTF3 homolog 4 produces the protein MNQEKLAKLQAQVRIGGKGTARRKKKVVHKTASADDKKLQGSLKKLAVNNIAGIEEVNMIKDDGTVIHFNNPKVQASLSANTFAITGHAETKQLTEMLPGILSQLGADSLSSLRKLAEQFPRQSMDMKAVKEEIAEEEDDDVPDLVENFDEASKDEAN, from the exons ATGAATCAAGAGAAGCTGGCCAAACTCCAGGCACAAGTGCGGATAGGTGGAAAG GGAACGGCCCGCAGGAAGAAAAAGGTTGTTCACAAAACGGCATCAGCGGATGACAAAAAACTCCAGGGCTCACTGAAGAAACTGGCAGTGAACAACATTGCAGGGATAGAAGAG GTGAATATGATAAAAGATGATGGGACAGTGATCCACTTCAACAACCCCAAAGTGCAGGCATCGCTGTCTGCCAACACCTTCGCCATCACAGGCCACGCTGAGACCAAGCAGTTGACAGAGATGCTGCCAGGCATCCTGAGCCAGCTGGGAGCTGACAGCCTCAGCAGCCTGCGCAAGCTGGCCGAGCAGTTCCCACGgcaat CAATGGACATGAAAGCAGTCAAGGAGGAAAttgcagaggaggaggatgacgaTGTACCAG ATCTTGTGGAGAACTTTGATGAAGCCTCAAAGGATGAAGCAAACTGA